CGGAAATCCCGACGGGCAGGTGCAGTCCGGTCCGCTCGGTGATCAAGTGGATCTTCGACTCCTCCTTGCCCCGGTCCACAGGATTCGGACCCGTCGGGTCCCCCCTTTCCGGGCCCGCATGTTCACCGCACCGATCGCGCACCGCGACCGGTCCAGCTCGCCCCGCGAGCCGGGCTCGTCCAGCACCAGCCGGTGCAGCTTCGCCCACACCCGAGCCTTCGACCACTCCGTGAACCGGCGGTGGGCCGTCGCACCGGACGGTCCGGACACCGGCGGGACCTGCGACCACGTACAACCCGATGTCGCCACGAAGATGATCGCGGCCAGCACCTCACGGTCGCCGTACCGGCGCCGGCCACCACCCTGCGGGCGTGACGGTACCTCCGGCACCGCCCGCTGGAACAGTTCCCACAACCCGTCCGGGACCAGATGCTCAACCATCGGCACCCCTCCAGGTTACTGCTGGCTCCAAATGAGATGACCTCTTAGAGGGAGCGGGCAGTGAGGGAGTCGAGGCGTCGGTGACTGTAGGCAGCTTCACGGCGCTTGGCTGC
This is a stretch of genomic DNA from Streptomyces sp. TG1A-8. It encodes these proteins:
- a CDS encoding IS5 family transposase (programmed frameshift); translated protein: MVEHLVPDGLWELFQRAVPEVPSRPQGGGRRRYGDREVLAAIIFVATSGCTWSQVPPVSGPSGATAHRRFTEWSKARVWAKLHRLVLDEPGSRGELDRSRCAIGAVNMRARKGDPTGPNPVDRGKEESKIHLITERTGLHLPVGISGANLHDSQAPEPLVRGIPPIRSRRGPRRRKPAKLHGDKGYDYAHPRKRLRERGVRHRIARKGIESSKRLGRHRWVIEWTMARLAGCRRLHRRHERKAEHLLAFTSIACTLIRYRRLTK